One Rosa chinensis cultivar Old Blush chromosome 3, RchiOBHm-V2, whole genome shotgun sequence DNA window includes the following coding sequences:
- the LOC112191659 gene encoding F-box protein At3g62430-like, giving the protein MFLDNVLFAHDSLKVHRFRICCTKMVDPLLFDYWTSTAIGCNVVELDLGIIPMGSVYSSLPPQYFELPGSLFVMKSLEKLKLSLQSFITITPEPNWFPSLKFLHVSVSFSGSHLMESLFSCCPVLEELIFDADPEYDDDSVSNVNISAPKLKRLQISLFLETYDLEVVEYEHKLFINANAPNLEKFTFHGNLLAIYSSSNAKSLNEAKIDCAQTCMQVKSLTITLMLLIICTGFSQEF; this is encoded by the coding sequence ATGTTTCTTGATAATGTACTTTTCGCTCATGACTCCTTGAAAGTTCATCGGTTCCGCATTTGCTGTACTAAGATGGTGGATCCCCTTCTGTTTGATTATTGGACTAGCACTGCCATTGGCTGTAATGTTGTTGAACTCGATCTTGGTATTATTCCCATGGGTTCTGTGTACTCGTCACTTCCGCCCCAGTATTTCGAGTTGCCAGGAAGCCTTTTCGTGATGAAAAGTTTGGAGAAGTTGAAGCTGAGCCTGCAATCGTTTATTACCATTACTCCTGAACCAAATTGGTTCCCAAGTCTCAAGTTTCTCCATGTTTCAGTCTCATTTTCTGGTTCTCATCTGATGGAGAGCCTCTTTTCTTGCTGCCCTGTACTTGAAGAGTTGATTTTTGATGCGGACcctgaatatgatgatgattCAGTTTCTAACGTTAACATCTCTGCACCGAAGCTGAAAAGACTACAAATAAGCTTGTTCCTGGAAACATATGATCTAGAGGTAGTAGAATATGAGCACAAACTTTTTATCAATGCCAATGCTCCAAATCTTGAAAAGTTCACTTTCCACGGCAATCTTTTGGCAATCTATTCCTCGAGCAATGCCAAATCCCTGAACGAAGCCAAGATTGATTGCGCGCAGACCTGCATGCAGGTCAAGAGCTTGACTATCACCTTGATGCTGCTGATAATTTGCACAGGCTTTTCACAGGAATTTTGA
- the LOC112195143 gene encoding non-specific lipid-transfer protein 1: MAGTLAKLACVLVMCMVVAEAAMTCNQIQGGMAPCLGYLTKGGIPSAGCCTNLRNMVNSARTTADRKNACKCLKAAAAKFQGINPTNAAKLPSNCKVNIPYKISVSTNCASVK, translated from the exons ATGGCCGGAACCCTAGCTAAGCTGGCTTGTGTGCTCGTGATGTGCATGGTGGTCGCCGAAGCGGCCATGACATGCAACCAGATCCAGGGCGGGATGGCACCGTGCCTGGGCTACCTCACCAAAGGTGGGATCCCCAGTGCGGGGTGTTGCACCAACCTAAGAAACATGGTCAACTCGGCGAGAACCACCGCTGACCGCAAGAATGCTTGCAAGTGCTTGAAAGCAGCTGCTGCTAAATTCCAAGGGATCAACCCAACCAACGCTGCTAAGCTCCCTTCCAACTGCAAGGTCAACATTCCTTACAAGATCAGCGTCTCCACTAATTGCGCCAG CGTGAAATGA